The sequence below is a genomic window from Desulfonatronum thioautotrophicum.
TGGCATCGTCCTGGGCCAGAATATACCCATTTTTTTGTTTCAGTTGTTTGATGCCTTCCAGACCATCGCTGCCCATGCCGGTGAGAATGACGCCAACCCCGCGTTTGCCGACACCTTTGGCCACGGATGCGATGAGCACATTGGCGGAAGGTTTGTACAGGGCTTCCTTGGGTTCGGGACCGATCAGCAGATCGATCCGACTCACCTTCTGGTCGATAGACAGGTGTTGTCCTCCTGGAGCAATGAAAGCGACCCCGGGCTGAACGCGATCCCCGTGTTCGGCCTCTTTGACCTTGATTTGGCACACCGCGTCCAACCGTTTGGCAAACGGGCCGGTAAAGGCCTGGGGCATGTGCTGGGCAATCAGGATGCATGCCGGAAAGGAAGCCGGGAGTTTGCCCAGAATCTTTTGGATAGCCGGCGGTCCTCCGGTGGAGACGCCGATGGCGATGACATCCCGAGACGGTACGCCTGCCTTGGCAACGAGTTCAAGGGGTGGTTTTTCAGCGGCAGGAGCCGAGATTGTCTCAGCCCTGCGGGGAACGCGGGGGACCCGGAATCTGCGCTTGGCAACGGTCTTGACCTTGGCCCGAAGATCCTGTTCGATTTTGACGATATCCAGAGAGACCCTGGAGAGTTGCTTGGGGATGAAGTCAACGGCGCCAAGTTCCATGGCCTTCAGGGTCGACTCTGCCCCTTCGGTGGTCAGGGAACTGACCATGATCACCGGGCGGGGCATTTCCATCATAATGTGCCGCAAGGCGGTGAGGCCGTCCATGCGCGGCATTTCGATGTCCATGGTGATGACATCCGGCTGGAGCTGGCGGGCCTTTTCCAACCCTTCGGCCCCGTCGCGTGCCGTGCCCACAACCTGAATGCCAGGGTCACCATCCAGCATGGTGCTCAGGGCCTTGCGCATGAAGGCCGAGTCATCAACGACAAGTACGGTAATCATTGGGTGTCCGCAAAAGAAATGGGAAGGGGAGGGGCTGGGTCACGCATCGGGGACATTCTGAAATTCCACGTGGCCGTTGCTATCGACTTGCTGTAAGCTCCTGAACGTCGGTTTTTCAATTTCCTCAAGCCAGATGCGGACCAGGTCGTCCTGCCATTGGCGGCCGGCTCCTTCCTGCAAAACATTGCGGACGATATTCATGGGCAGCGCCTTGCGGTAGGCTCGGTCCGAGGTCATGGCTTCAAAGGAATCCACGACACTCAGCACCCTGGCCAGAAAGGGAATTTCTTCCTGGTGCAGGCCCATGGGATACCCATCGCCGTCCACGCGTTCATGATGATAGAAAATAATCGGCAGAATATCACCGAAAGAGGTAACCTGGTTGAGAATTGCCCGTCCCAGTTCAGGATGGCGTTGCATCACCGTGAACTCATCGGTGGTCAGCTTGGAGGGTTTGTTCAGAATAATGTCCGGTATGCCGATTTTTCCGATGTCGTGGAGGATGCCCCCAGTGTATAGCAGATGCAGTTCATCCTTGGTCAAACCCAGGCGATTACCCAGATGCGTTGCATAGATGGCGACCCGTTCGGAGTGGCCGCGGGTATAGACGTCCTTGGCTTCCACGGCCTGGGCGAAGGAGCGGATGACCTCCAGGTTCATATCCCAGAGTTGGCCGTAAAGTCGGGCGTTTTCAAAGGCCGATGCGGTGTGGGCTGCAAAGACGTTCAATAGCTGGGAATGTTCACGGGAGAAGTCCGGTTTGGCAGTGTTGCGCAACAGGACGATGGAGCCGATGCCCTTCATGCGGGTGGTCATGGGGGCGGCCATGATGGACGTGATGGAACTGTCGGGTGGGGGGCCTTCGGAAGACAGTTGTACCGGCCCCTTTTTTGGGATGTGCACCAGTTCGGGCAGTTGTTGCCGAAAGACGCGTTCACCAAGCAGCTTGGTCCAACGCCCAAGGTGGGGATTGTTGTGGAGCAGGCCGCCGCGTGAGGCTTTGGATTGCAGCCCGCCGTTTTCATGAAGAAACAAAACAATGCCATCTGGGTTGAAATTTTTCTGGACCTGCGAGAGGAATTCGTTGGTCAGGGAATTCATGTCCAACTTGGTGTTCATGGCCTGACTGAGGTTGAGCACCCGGACGATGTTGGTCAGCTTTTTACGGTCCTCGCGGTTGCGACGGATCTGCAGGATTCGTTCGACCTTAAGCAGCAGGTGGCTGATGTTGAAAGGTTTTGGTAGATAGTCGGCCGCCCCGAGGCGGATGCTCTCCACAGCGGTCTCGATGCTGCCAAAGCCGGTCATGATCAAAAAATCAGCCTCAGAGACACCTTCCTTGAGTTTTTTCAAAAGGTCCAGGCCGCTCATTTTGGGCATTCGCAAGTCGCTGATCACCAGATCAAGGCCAGGCAGCTGATCCAGCATCCGCAAGGCGGATGGCCCATCATTGGCGATGTGGACCGTGTATCCGGCCTCGCTTAGTGCATCCCCACAGATATCAAGCAGGCTCTGCTCGTCGTCGACGATAAGAATGCTGGCTCTGGGCTCATCATGTACAGCCATAAGTGTCCTTTATTATTTGGGAACTGATATCTCTCGGCGGTACCTTTCAAACTGTTCCGTTCAACGCCGCCACTTTGCCCGATGGGGGAAGACAAGGTCAAGGGAAATAAATGAAACACCGTCCCTGTTGCTTGCGGCCTTTTGGCAAGTGGTGGCACGGATGGTGTTTGGCAGAGAATGCAGCTTGCATTCTCGCTCAAAATGGGTATGAATACCTTTTTACGGGATGTGGCTCAGCTTGGTAGAGCGCAGCGTTCGGGACGCTGAGGCCGGAGGTTCGAATCCTCTCATCCCGACCAGAAAATTCAAGGGGTTGCAAGTGTGAAGCTTGCAACCCCTTTTTTTCTACCCTAAATGACACTACAGCGAAAGATGGAGATCAACCTCACACAATCAATGACATTGAAATAGATTCAGGATACATCCAGGTATCCTGGGGGCTTGCGGACATGATTGCTCTGCCTGTTTTGCAGGTAAGGCAGTATGCCATCCCTGCCTCTTCTCCCTGAAGGAGAGAG
It includes:
- a CDS encoding HD domain-containing phosphohydrolase — translated: MAVHDEPRASILIVDDEQSLLDICGDALSEAGYTVHIANDGPSALRMLDQLPGLDLVISDLRMPKMSGLDLLKKLKEGVSEADFLIMTGFGSIETAVESIRLGAADYLPKPFNISHLLLKVERILQIRRNREDRKKLTNIVRVLNLSQAMNTKLDMNSLTNEFLSQVQKNFNPDGIVLFLHENGGLQSKASRGGLLHNNPHLGRWTKLLGERVFRQQLPELVHIPKKGPVQLSSEGPPPDSSITSIMAAPMTTRMKGIGSIVLLRNTAKPDFSREHSQLLNVFAAHTASAFENARLYGQLWDMNLEVIRSFAQAVEAKDVYTRGHSERVAIYATHLGNRLGLTKDELHLLYTGGILHDIGKIGIPDIILNKPSKLTTDEFTVMQRHPELGRAILNQVTSFGDILPIIFYHHERVDGDGYPMGLHQEEIPFLARVLSVVDSFEAMTSDRAYRKALPMNIVRNVLQEGAGRQWQDDLVRIWLEEIEKPTFRSLQQVDSNGHVEFQNVPDA
- a CDS encoding protein-glutamate methylesterase/protein-glutamine glutaminase codes for the protein MITVLVVDDSAFMRKALSTMLDGDPGIQVVGTARDGAEGLEKARQLQPDVITMDIEMPRMDGLTALRHIMMEMPRPVIMVSSLTTEGAESTLKAMELGAVDFIPKQLSRVSLDIVKIEQDLRAKVKTVAKRRFRVPRVPRRAETISAPAAEKPPLELVAKAGVPSRDVIAIGVSTGGPPAIQKILGKLPASFPACILIAQHMPQAFTGPFAKRLDAVCQIKVKEAEHGDRVQPGVAFIAPGGQHLSIDQKVSRIDLLIGPEPKEALYKPSANVLIASVAKGVGKRGVGVILTGMGSDGLEGIKQLKQKNGYILAQDDASCVVYGMPKAVVDAGLADEILDIEDMAQGIFNALYRA